In Mus musculus strain C57BL/6J chromosome 1, GRCm38.p6 C57BL/6J, a single genomic region encodes these proteins:
- the Mybph gene encoding myosin-binding protein H isoform X1: protein MTGKATSEASVSTPEETAPEPAKVPTTEPSGEVAASESTGQEQAPEPQKPQAQDPAAPAASAMPAATKPEPPSEDVPSAPLRLTLEDVSHSSLTVSWEPPEKLGKLGLQGYVLEFCREGASEWVPVNPRPVMVTQQTVRNLALGDKFFLRVTAVSSAGAGPPAVLDQPVHIQEITEAPKIRVPRHLRQTYIRQVGESVNLQIPFQGKPKPQVSWTHNGHALDNQRVNVRSGDQDSILFIRSAQRADSGRYELTVHLEGLEAKASIDILVIEKPGPPSSIKLLDVWGCNAALEWTPPQDTGNTELLGYTVQKADKRTGQWFTVLERYHPTTCTISDLIIGNSYSFRVFSENLCGLSDLATTTKELAHIHKADITAKPREFIERDFSEAPSFTQPLADHTSTPGYSTQLFCSVRASPKPKIIWMKNKMDIQGDPKYRAVSEQGVCTLEIRKPSPFDSGVYTCKAINVLGEASVDCRLEVKGGSRKGALSTLL from the exons atgacaggaaaagccacctctgaggcttctgtctctACTCCAGAGGAGACAGCACCTGAGCCTGCCAAGGTGCCCACTACAGAGCCTTCTGGAGAGGTGGCAGCATCAGAGTCCACCGGGCAAGAGCAGGCTCCAGAGCCACAGAAGCCTCAGGCACAGGATCCTGCAGCTCCTGCAGCTTCTGCCATGCCCGCAGCCACTAAGCCTGAACCTCCGAGTGAAG ATGTCCCCAGTGCCCCACTGCGGCTGACCTTGGAGGATGTGAGCCACAGCTCCTTGACTGTGAGCTGGGAGCCCCCCGAGAAGCTGGGCAAACTGGGGCTTCAAGGCTATGTGTTGGAGTTCTGTCGAGAGGGAG CCTCAGAATGGGTGCCTGTGAATCCCCGGCCCGTGATGGTGACCCAGCAGACGGTTCGAAACCTGGCCCTGGGAGACAAGTTCTTCCTGCGTGTGACTGCAGTAAGCTCAGCAGGGGCAGGCCCTCCAGCCGTTCTGGACCAGCCTGTCCACATCCAAGAGATCACTG AAGCCCCCAAGATCCGTGTTCCCCGACACCTTCGTCAGACCTACATCCGCCAGGTGGGAGAGTCAGTCAACCTGCAAATCCCCTTCCAG GGGAAGCCCAAGCCACAGGTCTCTTGGACCCACAATGGCCACGCTCTGGACAACCAGAGAGTTAATGTGCGCAGCGGGGACCAGGACTCCATCCTCTTCATTCGCTCTGCTCAGCGCGCAGACTCAGGCCGCTATGAGCTCACCGTGCATCTGGAAGGCTTGGAAGCCAAGGCCAGCATTGACATCCTGGTGATTG AGAAGCCCGGGCCCCCGAGCAGCATCAAGCTACTGGATGTCTGGGGTTGCAATGCTGCCCTCGAGTGGACACCACCCCAGGACACAGGCAACACAGAgctcctgggctacacagtacaGAAGGCAGACAAAAGGACAGGG CAATGGTTCACAGTGTTGGAGCGCTATCACCCCACCACCTGCACCATCTCAGACCTCATCATTGGCAACTCGTACTCTTTTCGGGTCTTCTCAGAAAACCTGTGTGGCCTCAGTGACTTAGCCACCACCACCAAGGAGCTGGCTCACATCCACAAGGCAG ATATTACTGCCAAACCTAGAGAGTTTATTGAGCGAGACTTCTCAGAAGCGCCCTCGTTCACCCAGCCCCTGGCTGACCATACCTCCACTCCTGGCTATAGCACGCAGCTTTTCTGCAGCGTCCGAGCATCACCTAAG CCCAAGATCATCTGGATGAAAAACAAGATGGACATCCAGGGTGACCCCAAGTACCGTGCCGTCTCCGAGCAAGGGGTCTGCACCCTGGAGATCCGGAAGCCCAGCCCCTTTGATTCTGGGGTCTACACTTGCAAGGCCATCAACGTGCTAGGGGAGGCCTCTGTGGATTGTCGGCTGGAGGTTAAAGGTGGGAGTCGGAAGGGTGCCCTCAGCACCCTGCTGTAG
- the Mybph gene encoding myosin-binding protein H produces MTGKATSEASVSTPEETAPEPAKVPTTEPSGEVAASESTGQEQAPEPQKPQAQDPAAPAASAMPAATKPEPPSEDVPSAPLRLTLEDVSHSSLTVSWEPPEKLGKLGLQGYVLEFCREGASEWVPVNPRPVMVTQQTVRNLALGDKFFLRVTAVSSAGAGPPAVLDQPVHIQEITEAPKIRVPRHLRQTYIRQVGESVNLQIPFQGKPKPQVSWTHNGHALDNQRVNVRSGDQDSILFIRSAQRADSGRYELTVHLEGLEAKASIDILVIEKPGPPSSIKLLDVWGCNAALEWTPPQDTGNTELLGYTVQKADKRTGQWFTVLERYHPTTCTISDLIIGNSYSFRVFSENLCGLSDLATTTKELAHIHKADITAKPREFIERDFSEAPSFTQPLADHTSTPGYSTQLFCSVRASPKPKIIWMKNKMDIQGDPKYRAVSEQGVCTLEIRKPSPFDSGVYTCKAINVLGEASVDCRLEVKASATH; encoded by the exons atgacaggaaaagccacctctgaggcttctgtctctACTCCAGAGGAGACAGCACCTGAGCCTGCCAAGGTGCCCACTACAGAGCCTTCTGGAGAGGTGGCAGCATCAGAGTCCACCGGGCAAGAGCAGGCTCCAGAGCCACAGAAGCCTCAGGCACAGGATCCTGCAGCTCCTGCAGCTTCTGCCATGCCCGCAGCCACTAAGCCTGAACCTCCGAGTGAAG ATGTCCCCAGTGCCCCACTGCGGCTGACCTTGGAGGATGTGAGCCACAGCTCCTTGACTGTGAGCTGGGAGCCCCCCGAGAAGCTGGGCAAACTGGGGCTTCAAGGCTATGTGTTGGAGTTCTGTCGAGAGGGAG CCTCAGAATGGGTGCCTGTGAATCCCCGGCCCGTGATGGTGACCCAGCAGACGGTTCGAAACCTGGCCCTGGGAGACAAGTTCTTCCTGCGTGTGACTGCAGTAAGCTCAGCAGGGGCAGGCCCTCCAGCCGTTCTGGACCAGCCTGTCCACATCCAAGAGATCACTG AAGCCCCCAAGATCCGTGTTCCCCGACACCTTCGTCAGACCTACATCCGCCAGGTGGGAGAGTCAGTCAACCTGCAAATCCCCTTCCAG GGGAAGCCCAAGCCACAGGTCTCTTGGACCCACAATGGCCACGCTCTGGACAACCAGAGAGTTAATGTGCGCAGCGGGGACCAGGACTCCATCCTCTTCATTCGCTCTGCTCAGCGCGCAGACTCAGGCCGCTATGAGCTCACCGTGCATCTGGAAGGCTTGGAAGCCAAGGCCAGCATTGACATCCTGGTGATTG AGAAGCCCGGGCCCCCGAGCAGCATCAAGCTACTGGATGTCTGGGGTTGCAATGCTGCCCTCGAGTGGACACCACCCCAGGACACAGGCAACACAGAgctcctgggctacacagtacaGAAGGCAGACAAAAGGACAGGG CAATGGTTCACAGTGTTGGAGCGCTATCACCCCACCACCTGCACCATCTCAGACCTCATCATTGGCAACTCGTACTCTTTTCGGGTCTTCTCAGAAAACCTGTGTGGCCTCAGTGACTTAGCCACCACCACCAAGGAGCTGGCTCACATCCACAAGGCAG ATATTACTGCCAAACCTAGAGAGTTTATTGAGCGAGACTTCTCAGAAGCGCCCTCGTTCACCCAGCCCCTGGCTGACCATACCTCCACTCCTGGCTATAGCACGCAGCTTTTCTGCAGCGTCCGAGCATCACCTAAG CCCAAGATCATCTGGATGAAAAACAAGATGGACATCCAGGGTGACCCCAAGTACCGTGCCGTCTCCGAGCAAGGGGTCTGCACCCTGGAGATCCGGAAGCCCAGCCCCTTTGATTCTGGGGTCTACACTTGCAAGGCCATCAACGTGCTAGGGGAGGCCTCTGTGGATTGTCGGCTGGAGGTTAAAG CTTCTGCCACACACTAA
- the Adora1 gene encoding adenosine receptor A1 isoform a (isoform a is encoded by transcript variant 2), whose protein sequence is MPPYISAFQAAYIGIEVLIALVSVPGNVLVIWAVKVNQALRDATFCFIVSLAVADVAVGALVIPLAILINIGPQTYFHTCLMVACPVLILTQSSILALLAIAVDRYLRVKIPLRYKTVVTQRRAAVAIAGCWILSLVVGLTPMFGWNNLSEVEQAWIANGSVGEPVIKCEFEKVISMEYMVYFNFFVWVLPPLLLMVLIYLEVFYLIRKQLNKKVSASSGDPQKYYGKELKIAKSLALILFLFALSWLPLHILNCITLFCPTCQKPSILIYIAIFLTHGNSAMNPIVYAFRIHKFRVTFLKIWNDHFRCQPKPPIEEDIPEEKADD, encoded by the exons ATGCCGCCGTACATCTCGGCCTTCCAGGCTGCCTACATTGGCATCGAGGTGCTCATTGCCTTGGTCTCTGTGCCCGGAAATGTACTGGTGATTTGGGCTGTGAAGGTGAACCAGGCACTTCGCGATGCTACCTTCTGCTTCATCGTATCCCTGGCGGTAGCTGATGTGGCTGTTGGCGCCCTGGTCATCCCACTGGCCATCCTTATCAACATTGGGCCACAGACCTACTTCCACACCTGCCTCATGGTGGCCTGTCCTGTCCTCATCCTCACCCAGAGCTCCATCCTGGCTCTGCTTGCTATTGCTGTGGATCGGTACCTCCGAGTCAAGATCCCTCTCCG GTACAAGACAGTGGTGACTCAGCGGCGGGCAGCAGTGGCCATAGCCGGCTGCTGGATTCTCTCCCTTGTGGTAGGCCTGACACCCATGTTTGGCTGGAACAACCTGAGTGAGGTGGAACAAGCCTGGATAGCCAACGGCAGTGTTGGGGAGCCCGTGATCAAGTGTGAGTTCGAGAAGGTTATCAGCATGGAGTACATGGTCTACTTCAACTTCTTCGTCTGGGTGCTGCCGCCATTGCTCCTCATGGTTCTTATCTACCTGGAGGTCTTCTACCTGATCCGCAAGCAGCTCAACAAAAAGGTGTCAGCCTCCTCTGGTGACCCCCAGAAGTACTACGGGAAGGAGCTCAAGATCGCCAAGTCGCTGgccctcatcctcttcctctttgccCTCAGCTGGCTACCGCTACACATCTTGAACTGCATCACCCTCTTCTGCCCCACCTGCCAGAAACCCAGCATCCTCATCTACATTGCCATCTTCCTCACACACGGCAACTCGGCCATGAACCCCATCGTCTATGCCTTCCGAATCCACAAGTTCCGGGTCACCTTTCTGAAGATTTGGAACGACCACTTCCGATGCCAGCCCAAGCCCCCCATTGAGGAAGATATCCCAGAGGAGAAAGCTGATGACTAG
- the Adora1 gene encoding adenosine receptor A1 isoform c (isoform c is encoded by transcript variant 5) — MFGWNNLSEVEQAWIANGSVGEPVIKCEFEKVISMEYMVYFNFFVWVLPPLLLMVLIYLEVFYLIRKQLNKKVSASSGDPQKYYGKELKIAKSLALILFLFALSWLPLHILNCITLFCPTCQKPSILIYIAIFLTHGNSAMNPIVYAFRIHKFRVTFLKIWNDHFRCQPKPPIEEDIPEEKADD, encoded by the coding sequence ATGTTTGGCTGGAACAACCTGAGTGAGGTGGAACAAGCCTGGATAGCCAACGGCAGTGTTGGGGAGCCCGTGATCAAGTGTGAGTTCGAGAAGGTTATCAGCATGGAGTACATGGTCTACTTCAACTTCTTCGTCTGGGTGCTGCCGCCATTGCTCCTCATGGTTCTTATCTACCTGGAGGTCTTCTACCTGATCCGCAAGCAGCTCAACAAAAAGGTGTCAGCCTCCTCTGGTGACCCCCAGAAGTACTACGGGAAGGAGCTCAAGATCGCCAAGTCGCTGgccctcatcctcttcctctttgccCTCAGCTGGCTACCGCTACACATCTTGAACTGCATCACCCTCTTCTGCCCCACCTGCCAGAAACCCAGCATCCTCATCTACATTGCCATCTTCCTCACACACGGCAACTCGGCCATGAACCCCATCGTCTATGCCTTCCGAATCCACAAGTTCCGGGTCACCTTTCTGAAGATTTGGAACGACCACTTCCGATGCCAGCCCAAGCCCCCCATTGAGGAAGATATCCCAGAGGAGAAAGCTGATGACTAG
- the Adora1 gene encoding adenosine receptor A1 isoform b (isoform b is encoded by transcript variant 4) — protein sequence MVSSLPPGRRTPVGTVDSQGILVEYKTVVTQRRAAVAIAGCWILSLVVGLTPMFGWNNLSEVEQAWIANGSVGEPVIKCEFEKVISMEYMVYFNFFVWVLPPLLLMVLIYLEVFYLIRKQLNKKVSASSGDPQKYYGKELKIAKSLALILFLFALSWLPLHILNCITLFCPTCQKPSILIYIAIFLTHGNSAMNPIVYAFRIHKFRVTFLKIWNDHFRCQPKPPIEEDIPEEKADD from the coding sequence GTACAAGACAGTGGTGACTCAGCGGCGGGCAGCAGTGGCCATAGCCGGCTGCTGGATTCTCTCCCTTGTGGTAGGCCTGACACCCATGTTTGGCTGGAACAACCTGAGTGAGGTGGAACAAGCCTGGATAGCCAACGGCAGTGTTGGGGAGCCCGTGATCAAGTGTGAGTTCGAGAAGGTTATCAGCATGGAGTACATGGTCTACTTCAACTTCTTCGTCTGGGTGCTGCCGCCATTGCTCCTCATGGTTCTTATCTACCTGGAGGTCTTCTACCTGATCCGCAAGCAGCTCAACAAAAAGGTGTCAGCCTCCTCTGGTGACCCCCAGAAGTACTACGGGAAGGAGCTCAAGATCGCCAAGTCGCTGgccctcatcctcttcctctttgccCTCAGCTGGCTACCGCTACACATCTTGAACTGCATCACCCTCTTCTGCCCCACCTGCCAGAAACCCAGCATCCTCATCTACATTGCCATCTTCCTCACACACGGCAACTCGGCCATGAACCCCATCGTCTATGCCTTCCGAATCCACAAGTTCCGGGTCACCTTTCTGAAGATTTGGAACGACCACTTCCGATGCCAGCCCAAGCCCCCCATTGAGGAAGATATCCCAGAGGAGAAAGCTGATGACTAG